A DNA window from Novipirellula aureliae contains the following coding sequences:
- a CDS encoding HisA/HisF-related TIM barrel protein — translation MKNFATRDAVMMNPFSESTLPRLTGVVDLKASQCVHAIKGDRANYQPLRWPSRDGDREIGTPQRLVEHYHQLGLRSIYIADLDSLGGKPVQFQAMEEALSPFEDLESILMDPGLRGIDLMDQLDVSRVCDAIQLANRFSKSTIVLASESVRDLRAFEVLAERIGPERVALGLDYHAERFRTVDTDTRESDWLAAAQRIGIRQIVIIDTYRVGTSGGPTLGEICRRISEAFPDFCITAGGGIRNTEDVETLRCCGCDRFLVATALLPPHPG, via the coding sequence TTGAAGAATTTCGCTACCCGTGATGCCGTCATGATGAACCCCTTTTCCGAGTCGACTCTGCCCCGTTTGACCGGCGTCGTGGATCTGAAGGCGAGCCAATGTGTCCATGCGATCAAAGGAGACCGGGCTAACTATCAACCACTCCGCTGGCCGAGTCGTGATGGTGATCGTGAAATAGGTACCCCCCAACGCCTTGTCGAACACTATCATCAACTAGGCCTGCGTTCGATTTACATTGCCGATCTCGATTCGCTCGGCGGCAAACCGGTCCAGTTTCAAGCGATGGAAGAAGCACTTTCGCCTTTCGAAGACTTGGAGAGTATTCTAATGGATCCTGGCTTGAGGGGGATCGATTTGATGGACCAACTTGATGTGTCGCGAGTTTGTGATGCGATCCAACTGGCCAACCGGTTCTCAAAGAGCACGATCGTTCTGGCCAGCGAGAGCGTCCGAGATTTGCGGGCGTTCGAAGTACTCGCCGAACGCATCGGGCCAGAGCGAGTCGCACTGGGTCTCGACTATCATGCGGAGCGGTTTAGAACCGTTGACACGGACACCCGAGAGAGCGATTGGCTCGCGGCGGCCCAGCGAATCGGCATCCGGCAAATCGTGATCATCGACACCTATCGCGTGGGCACGTCGGGCGGACCGACACTGGGTGAGATTTGCAGGCGTATTTCGGAAGCTTTTCCCGATTTTTGCATCACCGCTGGCGGCGGGATTCGCAATACCGAGGATGTCGAAACGCTGCGATGTTGCGGATGCGACCGATTCCTCGTCGCAACCGCGTTACTCCCGCCGCATCCGGGCTAG
- a CDS encoding ExbD/TolR family protein codes for MSIRREKTEDATINLTPMIDVVFLLVIFFMVGSKFSEAESRINVNVPSVGELRSITRAPDERIVVVDNKGEVTLDNSVVTIDQLTQTLSEQHANYPSLRVAVRGDGASSFQKVAEVLHAVRSSGVEQVGLSAKSAHR; via the coding sequence ATGTCGATCCGTCGTGAAAAAACCGAGGACGCAACGATCAATTTGACGCCGATGATTGACGTCGTGTTTCTGCTTGTGATCTTCTTTATGGTCGGCAGCAAGTTCAGCGAAGCCGAAAGTCGGATCAATGTTAACGTTCCGTCCGTCGGAGAACTGCGTTCGATTACTCGTGCACCCGATGAACGTATCGTGGTCGTTGATAACAAAGGTGAGGTTACATTGGACAATTCCGTTGTCACGATCGATCAGTTGACGCAAACGTTGAGCGAACAACATGCAAACTATCCAAGTTTGCGAGTGGCGGTACGAGGCGATGGAGCAAGCTCGTTCCAAAAGGTCGCCGAGGTATTGCACGCGGTTCGCAGCAGTGGCGTTGAGCAAGTTGGATTGTCAGCCAAAAGCGCTCATCGTTAG
- a CDS encoding MotA/TolQ/ExbB proton channel family protein yields MSDLIPKFSKKQPNSRRYGSLSPQTAGLMSRVMPAVVLAIGAIWLMMHLENASAQFPSRNQNISAQTDGYPQNRPSYDSGIPTIPVEAMTASAKGPQESNAEAATEDAESESSWQWPTVVSKAAEGGWLMLPLAVCSLIVFSLSLERMIALRRSRVIPRPFVRRFTECVEDGQLSYEEATELCEEFDCPVAEVFQAAVRRWGRPMFEIEQAVMDAGDRVADGLRRFVRVFHAISNVAPLMGLLGTVLGMIEAFETISSQASIGRPEMLASGISVALMTTAGGLSVAIPAYLAYMYFSSKSDRYLGEIDKLCQRVIDCISAEGLENNNSPKTNAKRKRAA; encoded by the coding sequence ATGAGCGATTTAATACCGAAATTTTCCAAAAAACAACCGAACTCGCGACGATACGGGTCGCTGTCTCCACAAACCGCTGGTTTGATGTCTCGCGTCATGCCCGCCGTGGTGCTGGCAATCGGAGCGATCTGGCTGATGATGCATCTGGAAAACGCGTCCGCTCAATTCCCCAGCCGCAATCAGAATATTTCCGCTCAGACAGACGGTTACCCGCAGAATCGGCCGTCTTACGACAGCGGTATTCCGACGATTCCCGTTGAAGCGATGACAGCGTCGGCAAAAGGACCTCAAGAATCGAATGCCGAAGCGGCCACCGAGGACGCCGAATCGGAATCGTCTTGGCAATGGCCAACGGTCGTGTCCAAAGCGGCCGAGGGGGGATGGTTGATGTTGCCGCTAGCGGTTTGCTCGCTCATCGTTTTCTCTTTGTCGCTAGAGCGAATGATTGCCCTGCGTCGCAGCCGAGTGATCCCGCGTCCTTTCGTTCGCCGGTTCACCGAATGTGTCGAGGATGGTCAATTGAGCTATGAAGAGGCAACCGAGTTATGCGAAGAATTTGATTGCCCCGTTGCCGAGGTCTTTCAAGCTGCCGTCCGCCGTTGGGGGCGCCCTATGTTCGAAATCGAGCAAGCGGTGATGGATGCGGGCGATCGAGTTGCCGATGGCTTGAGACGGTTTGTGCGAGTGTTCCATGCAATCAGCAATGTCGCTCCTCTGATGGGGCTACTGGGAACCGTCCTGGGGATGATCGAAGCATTCGAGACGATCAGTTCGCAAGCCTCCATCGGACGCCCTGAAATGCTTGCGTCGGGGATCAGCGTTGCCTTGATGACAACGGCGGGTGGGCTAAGTGTCGCCATTCCTGCTTACTTGGCCTACATGTACTTCAGCAGCAAATCGGATCGCTACCTGGGCGAAATTGACAAACTGTGCCAACGTGTTATCGATTGCATTTCGGCTGAAGGTCTTGAAAACAACAACTCGCCGAAAACGAACGCCAAGAGGAAGCGAGCAGCCTAA
- a CDS encoding tetratricopeptide repeat protein encodes MHARPMHATGWWLRSCLATLCLLIAASISSFASAQSAQNPEQSPISAEFSTAFEQLNQAIAAGQHEKAIALARRLDDQKPTEIDLSLSLVQLARSLQASGETAGASEFYTRTCDALTRPASANLAAETVISMRLMAATWFVQTEERSIAAVSLERAFERADAFSELQRKIAVDLCLTLGADSLQSGLPEIASVVYPLAVKHASDQQRSLAMLGDAWAMAMLGKQPIEAANRMTDFVNAFPKHPDAPRALRAAVACLKQYSANTDKANTDKGNAEKGDFAAAPLDKSEQENRILTDLLTRWPDLIEAKEITANYVGRRADQIPMSVQNWIVSQAKTDQIDALDPPMIVLALQIAATHSDSTCWDRCKAKLGEIDQTGQWTSDLLDRLASKSDAEQFVIYLLTSSSEMGNTKDRFEPASAADSVSGPKRAICPMAREAACRWAGRNQNWSMLAMAASSTSPETNDPTRTVAMERLFAESLMQTGHKAAAHAWWVHLVDMRKVDDFATLLRCAETESSLGEVGVASRRVDAAKQAAGDDQLRGCLVSMLAAELAVRRLRFDEARGELEAVVRSSTVDASLRGRAQWMIGETFYLQERFTDAIEAYRSVAGMDPDGVWVAAALVQAGKCFEQLGRTRDAAVCYSTLMARHRDSQYAELASRRLAALSNATSSDSNKTLRR; translated from the coding sequence TTGCACGCAAGACCCATGCATGCGACCGGGTGGTGGCTGCGATCTTGTCTCGCCACACTCTGTCTGCTGATTGCCGCTTCGATCAGTTCCTTCGCCTCTGCACAATCCGCCCAAAATCCTGAGCAATCACCAATATCCGCTGAGTTTTCCACCGCTTTTGAACAGCTGAATCAAGCGATTGCGGCGGGGCAACACGAGAAAGCGATAGCGTTAGCCCGGCGACTGGACGATCAAAAGCCGACCGAGATCGATTTGTCCCTGTCGCTCGTCCAACTCGCTCGATCGCTGCAAGCGTCCGGAGAAACCGCTGGCGCGAGTGAGTTTTACACTCGAACTTGCGATGCACTGACGCGTCCTGCGTCCGCGAATTTGGCTGCCGAGACTGTCATCAGTATGCGGCTCATGGCAGCGACATGGTTCGTTCAAACCGAAGAACGTTCAATAGCCGCTGTCTCACTTGAGCGCGCCTTTGAGCGCGCCGACGCATTCTCGGAACTGCAACGCAAAATCGCCGTCGATCTCTGCTTGACCCTTGGTGCTGATTCTCTGCAAAGCGGTTTGCCCGAGATCGCCAGCGTTGTCTACCCGCTCGCGGTCAAACATGCTTCGGATCAACAGCGGTCACTGGCAATGCTGGGCGACGCTTGGGCGATGGCAATGTTGGGCAAGCAACCCATCGAAGCGGCAAACCGAATGACCGATTTCGTGAACGCTTTTCCGAAACATCCCGATGCACCGCGCGCTCTACGCGCAGCGGTAGCTTGTTTGAAGCAGTACTCTGCAAACACAGATAAGGCGAACACAGATAAGGGAAATGCAGAAAAGGGCGATTTCGCGGCGGCTCCTTTAGATAAAAGCGAACAAGAAAACCGCATCCTTACGGACTTGCTAACTCGGTGGCCTGACTTGATTGAGGCGAAAGAGATCACAGCGAACTACGTCGGAAGGAGAGCGGACCAGATTCCGATGTCGGTGCAGAATTGGATTGTTAGCCAAGCGAAAACGGATCAAATCGACGCCCTTGACCCTCCAATGATTGTCCTCGCTCTGCAAATCGCAGCGACCCATTCCGATTCGACCTGTTGGGATCGCTGCAAAGCCAAGCTGGGGGAAATCGACCAAACGGGACAATGGACGTCCGATCTGCTCGATCGCTTGGCTTCGAAATCCGATGCCGAGCAATTCGTGATCTATTTGCTAACGTCTTCGTCCGAAATGGGTAACACGAAGGATCGATTCGAGCCAGCTAGCGCCGCCGATTCCGTTTCCGGTCCGAAGAGGGCCATTTGCCCGATGGCACGCGAGGCGGCCTGTCGTTGGGCCGGACGAAATCAGAATTGGTCGATGCTAGCAATGGCAGCGTCTTCAACGTCTCCTGAAACAAACGATCCGACTCGCACCGTAGCGATGGAGCGTCTTTTTGCCGAATCGTTGATGCAAACGGGACACAAAGCCGCCGCACATGCTTGGTGGGTCCACTTGGTGGATATGCGAAAAGTCGATGATTTTGCGACGTTGCTGCGGTGTGCTGAAACGGAGAGTTCGCTGGGCGAGGTTGGTGTGGCATCGCGGCGCGTCGATGCGGCCAAACAGGCAGCGGGTGACGATCAACTTCGCGGATGTCTGGTTTCGATGTTGGCCGCCGAGCTGGCTGTCCGTCGACTGCGGTTCGATGAGGCCCGCGGGGAACTCGAGGCGGTTGTCCGTAGCAGCACGGTCGACGCCAGCTTACGGGGGCGTGCTCAGTGGATGATTGGCGAGACGTTTTATCTACAAGAACGCTTTACCGATGCGATCGAAGCGTACCGATCGGTTGCAGGAATGGACCCCGACGGTGTCTGGGTCGCCGCCGCTTTGGTTCAGGCAGGAAAATGTTTTGAACAATTGGGGAGGACACGGGACGCCGCCGTTTGCTATTCGACACTTATGGCTCGGCATCGTGATAGCCAATATGCCGAATTGGCGAGCCGCCGCTTGGCCGCTTTATCGAATGCTACTTCATCGGATTCAAACAAAACGTTACGACGATGA